One Glycine soja cultivar W05 chromosome 2, ASM419377v2, whole genome shotgun sequence genomic region harbors:
- the LOC114388091 gene encoding WPP domain-interacting tail-anchored protein 2-like isoform X2, with the protein MDELANKIQDEFYGIDAAFGEPYSLRGFSTKENDVQEISLQALTDIDHRLAYFSEKLVNLHVLYIYLLAEESDLEAMDSTNNCILANLFEKAMTFDLLSGILDSEVRELDSFMDTLQEEIVDARHKIFSCKHLTEVFFMMDKKLHDSEESVKQFQQQLLELKMQSSQLQKTIEAFRHENCEAGKALNLSGNGQLTNVKAKSNEQMVEQRRYILRMLEKSLARELELERKLAESRNNEDLKLKLHYTEQVAFYMEEAAEVVWGRFLEADNTTEVLMGISKGIMGRLQVTEFNLNGSMQRENELRSKVQILIDQLKAKDAALEKLEKCNVESVKEKSEVLALREKVKFLEEEQKEFELQINNVTAENEACHEHLIEMENFVDSLKESIDIAENRAESAEAKVTQLTETNLELTEEVSFLKGSASTAEKKVGSLEKQLRELDIQLQNAKASSEASQEQQNMLYTAIWDMEILIEELKSKVAKAETNKESAAEQCFVLSETNLELNKELDLLRSRTVSLKTSLDQASNTRSSRAKEIDCKAKLIMDMVMQLASERERINNQLHALKQENKHLVEKLKNTKIDASLDASNNGLNNRNEDQASNNDSSNDNSAKSSDEEGIDHFNKTFQAGG; encoded by the exons ATGGATGAACTAGCTAATAAAATTCAAGATGAATTTTATGGTATAGATGCAGCTTTTGGAGAACCCTACTCACTGCGGGGGTTCTCAACTAAAGAAAATGATGTGCAAGAAATATCCCTGCAAGCTTTAACAGATATAGACCATCGCTTAGCCTATTTTTCGGAGAAGCTGGTGAACTTGCATGTGCTTTATATTTATCTATTGGCCGAGGAAAGTGATCTTGAAGCAATGGATTCAACGAATAACTGCATCTTGGCCAACTTATTTGAGAAGGCAATGACATTTGATCTATTGTCTGGCATTTTAGATTCTGAGGTAAGAGAGCTGGACAGTTTCATGGACACTCTCCAAGAAGAAATTGTTGATGCTcgtcataaaatattttcatgcaAACATTTGACTGAGGTTTTCTTTATGATGGACAAAAAATTGCATGACTCTGAAGAGTCTGTGAAGCAGTTTCAACAGCAGTTATTGGAGTTGAAAATGCAGTCATCCCAGTTACAGAAAACCATTGAGGCTTTTCGACATGAGAATT GCGAAGCGGGGAAGGCCTTGAATTTATCAGGAAATGGTCAACTGACAAATGTGAAAGCAAAATCCAATGAACAGATGGTTGAACAACGAAGATATATTCTGCGAATGCTTGAGAAATCTCTAGCAAGGGAACTCGAGCTTGAAAGGAAGTTAGCAGAGTCAAGAAACAATGAAGACCTAAAGTTGAAACTCCATTACACAGAACAAGTGGCATTTTATATGGAAGAAGCTGCAGAAGTAGTTTGGGGAAGATTTCTAGAGGCAGACAATACCACAGAGGTGTTAATGGGGATTTCTAAAGGTATAATGGGACGCCTTCAAGTAACTGAGTTCAACCTCAATGGTTCTATGCAACGAGAAAATGAGCTGAGATCAAAAGTTCAAATTTTGATAGATCAACTCAAGGCTAAAGATGCTGCTTTAGAGAAGCTTGAGAAATGTAATGTTGAGAGTGTTAAGGAAAAATCTGAGGTGTTGGCTTTAAGGGAAAAGGTGAAATTTCTTGAGGAAGAGCAAAAAGAATTTGAGCTTCAGATAAATAATGTGACTGCAGAGAATGAAGCATGTCACGAACACCTAATTGAAATGGAAAATTTTGTTGACTCTTTGAAAGAAAGCATTGACATAGCAGAAAATCGGGCTGAGAGTGCAGAAGCAAAGGTTACACAGTTAACTGAGACCAACTTGGAACTTACTGAAGAGGTGAGTTTTCTTAAAGGGAGTGCCAGTACTGCAGAGAAAAAGGTTGGTTCACTTGAGAAGCAACTAAGGGAATTAGATATCCAACTACAAAATGCAAAGGCATCTTCTGAAGCAAGTCAAGAACAGCAGAACATGTTATACACAGCTATATGGGATATGGAAATATTGATTGAAGAGCTAAAATCAAAGGTTGCAAAAGCTGAAACTAATAAAGAAAGTGCTGCAGAGCAATGCTTTGTGCTGTCTGAAACTAACTTGGAACTTAATAAAGAATTGGATCTCCTTAGGTCCAGAACAGTAAGCTTGAAAACATCTTTGGATCAAGCTAGCAATACAAGATCATCAAGGGCAAAAGAAATTGATTGTAAAGCTAAGCTTATCATGGATATGGTAATGCAACTAGCCTCTGAAAGAGAGCGCATCAATAACCAG TTACATGCTTTAAAACAGGAAAATAAACATTTGGTAGAAAAGTTAAAGAATACTAAAATTGATGCCTCTTTAGATGCATCCAACAATGGACTAAATAACAGAAATGAAGATCAAGCTTCCAACAATGACTCGAGCAATGATAACTCTGCTAAATCATCAGATGAAGAAGGAATAGATCACTTTaataagacatttcaggcag GTGGATGA
- the LOC114388091 gene encoding WPP domain-interacting tail-anchored protein 2-like isoform X1, with translation MDELANKIQDEFYGIDAAFGEPYSLRGFSTKENDVQEISLQALTDIDHRLAYFSEKLVNLHVLYIYLLAEESDLEAMDSTNNCILANLFEKAMTFDLLSGILDSEVRELDSFMDTLQEEIVDARHKIFSCKHLTEVFFMMDKKLHDSEESVKQFQQQLLELKMQSSQLQKTIEAFRHENCEAGKALNLSGNGQLTNVKAKSNEQMVEQRRYILRMLEKSLARELELERKLAESRNNEDLKLKLHYTEQVAFYMEEAAEVVWGRFLEADNTTEVLMGISKGIMGRLQVTEFNLNGSMQRENELRSKVQILIDQLKAKDAALEKLEKCNVESVKEKSEVLALREKVKFLEEEQKEFELQINNVTAENEACHEHLIEMENFVDSLKESIDIAENRAESAEAKVTQLTETNLELTEEVSFLKGSASTAEKKVGSLEKQLRELDIQLQNAKASSEASQEQQNMLYTAIWDMEILIEELKSKVAKAETNKESAAEQCFVLSETNLELNKELDLLRSRTVSLKTSLDQASNTRSSRAKEIDCKAKLIMDMVMQLASERERINNQLHALKQENKHLVEKLKNTKIDASLDASNNGLNNRNEDQASNNDSSNDNSAKSSDEEGIDHFNKTFQVDEEGASSVTRVTSSISADKPANWRNLTFLSVAMFVPLISVLAFWWFDKGNIFLSKSF, from the exons ATGGATGAACTAGCTAATAAAATTCAAGATGAATTTTATGGTATAGATGCAGCTTTTGGAGAACCCTACTCACTGCGGGGGTTCTCAACTAAAGAAAATGATGTGCAAGAAATATCCCTGCAAGCTTTAACAGATATAGACCATCGCTTAGCCTATTTTTCGGAGAAGCTGGTGAACTTGCATGTGCTTTATATTTATCTATTGGCCGAGGAAAGTGATCTTGAAGCAATGGATTCAACGAATAACTGCATCTTGGCCAACTTATTTGAGAAGGCAATGACATTTGATCTATTGTCTGGCATTTTAGATTCTGAGGTAAGAGAGCTGGACAGTTTCATGGACACTCTCCAAGAAGAAATTGTTGATGCTcgtcataaaatattttcatgcaAACATTTGACTGAGGTTTTCTTTATGATGGACAAAAAATTGCATGACTCTGAAGAGTCTGTGAAGCAGTTTCAACAGCAGTTATTGGAGTTGAAAATGCAGTCATCCCAGTTACAGAAAACCATTGAGGCTTTTCGACATGAGAATT GCGAAGCGGGGAAGGCCTTGAATTTATCAGGAAATGGTCAACTGACAAATGTGAAAGCAAAATCCAATGAACAGATGGTTGAACAACGAAGATATATTCTGCGAATGCTTGAGAAATCTCTAGCAAGGGAACTCGAGCTTGAAAGGAAGTTAGCAGAGTCAAGAAACAATGAAGACCTAAAGTTGAAACTCCATTACACAGAACAAGTGGCATTTTATATGGAAGAAGCTGCAGAAGTAGTTTGGGGAAGATTTCTAGAGGCAGACAATACCACAGAGGTGTTAATGGGGATTTCTAAAGGTATAATGGGACGCCTTCAAGTAACTGAGTTCAACCTCAATGGTTCTATGCAACGAGAAAATGAGCTGAGATCAAAAGTTCAAATTTTGATAGATCAACTCAAGGCTAAAGATGCTGCTTTAGAGAAGCTTGAGAAATGTAATGTTGAGAGTGTTAAGGAAAAATCTGAGGTGTTGGCTTTAAGGGAAAAGGTGAAATTTCTTGAGGAAGAGCAAAAAGAATTTGAGCTTCAGATAAATAATGTGACTGCAGAGAATGAAGCATGTCACGAACACCTAATTGAAATGGAAAATTTTGTTGACTCTTTGAAAGAAAGCATTGACATAGCAGAAAATCGGGCTGAGAGTGCAGAAGCAAAGGTTACACAGTTAACTGAGACCAACTTGGAACTTACTGAAGAGGTGAGTTTTCTTAAAGGGAGTGCCAGTACTGCAGAGAAAAAGGTTGGTTCACTTGAGAAGCAACTAAGGGAATTAGATATCCAACTACAAAATGCAAAGGCATCTTCTGAAGCAAGTCAAGAACAGCAGAACATGTTATACACAGCTATATGGGATATGGAAATATTGATTGAAGAGCTAAAATCAAAGGTTGCAAAAGCTGAAACTAATAAAGAAAGTGCTGCAGAGCAATGCTTTGTGCTGTCTGAAACTAACTTGGAACTTAATAAAGAATTGGATCTCCTTAGGTCCAGAACAGTAAGCTTGAAAACATCTTTGGATCAAGCTAGCAATACAAGATCATCAAGGGCAAAAGAAATTGATTGTAAAGCTAAGCTTATCATGGATATGGTAATGCAACTAGCCTCTGAAAGAGAGCGCATCAATAACCAG TTACATGCTTTAAAACAGGAAAATAAACATTTGGTAGAAAAGTTAAAGAATACTAAAATTGATGCCTCTTTAGATGCATCCAACAATGGACTAAATAACAGAAATGAAGATCAAGCTTCCAACAATGACTCGAGCAATGATAACTCTGCTAAATCATCAGATGAAGAAGGAATAGATCACTTTaataagacatttcag GTGGATGAAGAAGGTGCAAGCTCCGTAACTCGAGTAACATCATCTATTTCAGCAGATAAGCCTGCAAATTGGAGAAACTTGACATTTCTTTCAGTAGCAATGTTTGTCCCACTGATTTCTGTGCTAGCCTTCTGGTGGTTTGACAAAGGaaacatttttctttccaaaagctTTTGA